The DNA window AGAACTTCTTAAGAAATTTGATATGTCAGTAGCAAACCAGCAAATACTCCTATGCATCCTACATGTATTCTGGAGAAAGATGAGGTAAGCACAAAGGTTTGTCAAAAGCTCTATAGTGATATGATTGTCTCTCTTCTACATATGATTGATTCTCGTCCATATATTATATTTAGTGTATGTTTATGCGCTCACTTTCAATCAGATCCAAGGGAAACTCACTTAATAgtgtaagaacaagattggttctgcatctggccttgagttttgatgatagctTTACATTTTATCTTAAGGAACAATTGAATACAATAAAAGTTTATTTCTAGTGTGTGGCTTTTGTCCTGCAGGTCCTGACTCTAGTAAGAAGGCGTGTGATGTCATCAAGTTTTAAATTCAACACTCTTGAAGAATACTAGTGTTGTGTTACAATGGAAGTCAAGATTATGAAATGCTACTTCTACAACGGTTATGAGGAACGTTAGTACAAGAGCTTTTTATTGTGACATACAAAGGATGCTTTGGAGGCCTTCTAAAGCTTTGCTTTTGTGTCCCATGTTTTGAAAATGCTGAAGACGAGGTTCTGCTGAACAAGTTCTAAAGATCTAAAGACACCGCTtctaaagaccaagtgctgaagactctaaagacaaggttctgctgAATAGGTTCAAAAGACTCAAAGACTTAGGTTTTGAAGACTCAAGTTCTGATCATCTACAACATGCTTCAATTAACATTCAATTAGAAGCCTCTAAAGACTTAGAAGATCAAGAACGGCTTGCGTGTGATGGTGAATATAAAAGTACTAACGTAAAATGTGACCTCTACTCTTATAGGGTGGTGTAAGGACAGTCCAACCTATAATTGTTATATACAATTCCACTCATGACTGTTGGGGACTTTACAACTGTACTTTGCTTTCCTATTCTACCCTCCAATTGATTTATCCTTCTCTATAAAGGAAGCCAAtggaagaatttgaaatcaatgaattagttctacaaaactacaccaaaCTGCTGCATAAACTCTGTTCGAGAtattctttgtatagttttgtatttttagcAAGGAGCTTTTGTTCGTATCTTACTTAGCAACACTTTTATGCTGCTGTATTAAACATCGTGTAATCTACTTATTAGAAGCATATTTGTAGTACACACTTATAATCACCCTAAAGATCATTTGAACTTATTCGTGTTGTCATCTAGGTTGATCAAAAGCATATTGTGGTtgtttccttgagagactagggttAGTCAAAAGTCTCAAAAAGATAGTGGCTGTGGTCATTGTGGTTGTGTGTAattagtttggttatagtggattaagtccttattgagaagATGAGATCACCTTGGTGGGTAGACGGGAGTAACTTCGTTAATAGTGAACCTGGATAAAAATAGCTGAGTCATTTACTTTTATTCACTTGTTAACCTTGTGCTTTTGAGTTGCAAAATCATTAAATTTGGTGCAACCCAATTAAACCCTCCTTTCTTGTGTTTCTCTAACCTTctattggtatcagagctctggttcTGGTTTAATACACTTAATCGTGTTAGATAAAGATCCAGATATTTTTTTAGAAACACTATAGTTAATCCACCACCTGCACCAATTATCAATGAAAGAGAACACTATAATGATAAAACTCCAACCTTTGATGGAGAAATATTTGATTACTGGAAAGATAGAATAGAAAGTTTCTTTCTCAGTTATGATAATGATCTATGGGATATGGTAGCCGATGGTTACGAACATCTTGTTGATGATAAAAGAAACAAGGTAGAAAGAAGAAGTGTGAGCGACCaacaaaagaaagaatataagaatcATCACAAAGCTAGAACCGTTATTCTTAATGAGATTTCTTATAAAGAACatgaaaagataacaaatagagacTCTACTAAGTCTATATTTGATTCTCTGATAATGACTCATGAGAGCAACATTCAAGTAAAAGAGACCAGGGCTctttcattaataaaaaatataaagctttcaagatggaagaagctgaaataattgaaaatatgttttcaagattccaaaCGCTTCTTGCAGGACTTAGAGTCCTAAACAAAGGGTATTCTACTTtagatcatgtaaagaagattatcagaagcttgctAACCAAATGGAGGCCAATGGTAAGTTCTCTCAAACTTGCCAAGGATATGAACAACACCTCCCTTGAAGAACTTATAAGCTCTTTAAGAAGTCACGAGATAGAGTTGGAACAAGATGAACCTCAGAAAGGAGGAGAATCTATTTCTCTAAAGCGCGTCAAAAAGTCTAGAAAGACTAAAGCTCTTCAAgctgaagaggaagaagaatcaCTAGAAGATTTTGATGGAGAAGATGAGTTGTCACTCCTCTCCAGAAGAGTTGTCACCCCTCTCCAGAAGAgttaatcaactctggaagaataGGCAAGGCAGTAAGTTTGGAGAAAATGAAAGGACAGGTGGTCGCTTCAATTCTTCATCTGGGCTAAACAAGTCTGGTAGCAGAGATATTTTCTGCTACAAGTGTAATGAGCAAGGTCACTTCAAGAATGAGtgcccaaagcttcagaaggagaatcctaaGAAGAAAATTGTCAAAATAAAGAACAAAGGTCTAAAGGCAATTAGAGATTCTTATGATTCTTCAGAAGAGGAATCGGAAGAGGAACTTGCTAACATTACTCTGATGGCTCATGTTGGATCCTCTGATATAAATATCCATTCAGAAGATGAAGACAATTCTaagtcagaatcaaaagaaacctCCGTATCTATTTAACTAAAGCACCAGTCATGGTACTTTGATTATGGATGTTCTCGACACATAACAGGAAGAAGATATATGTTCCAAAGTATAAAACTTAAGCCTGGAGGCGTCGTTGGCTTCGGAGGTGAACAAACAGGAAAAATTATAAACTCTTGAACTATAGGTAATGACTCTCTTCCCTCTATAGCTAATGTTTTACTTGTTGATGGTCTAATGCATAATCTTCTATTTATAAGTCAACCGAGTGACAGTGGTTATGATATCATCTTCAATCAAGAATCTTGTAAAGTTGTTAGTCAAAGGATGGCTTTATCATATTCAATGGAAAAaggaaaaacaacatttataagattagaCTTTCTGAGCTTAAGAAACAAAACGTAAAATGTCTTATGTCTGTCAATGAAGAGCAATGGACCTGGCACAGACATTTGGCCAAGTTAGTATGAGAAGAAAATCTCAGCTGAACAAGCTTGGTATAGTCAAAGGCCTTCCTAATATGAACTTCTCTTCAGaagctctttgcgaagcatgtcataAGGGCAAGTTCTCAAAATcttcttttaaagaaaaaaatgttgtttcttcttCCAGACCATTGGAGCTTATGCGCATTGATCTCTTTGAACCAGTGAAAATTGCGTCAATCAATGGAAAGAAGTATTgattagttattgttgatgacaaTAGTAGATGGACTTTGGTGAAGTTTCTTTGACATAAGGATGAGTCATATTCAGCATTTACCACATTCTATAACCAAGTACAAAATGAGATGAGTCTCAAAATTGTCAAGGTTAGAAGTGACCATGGTGGAGAATTCGAGAACAATCAGTTTAAGAAGTTGTTTGAGGAGAACGgcatttcccatgatttctcttgttatagaactccatagcaaaatggagttgtggaaAGGAAAAACagaactctacaagaaatggtcgGGACCATAATCAATGAAACCAACATTGTAAAACACTTCTGGGCAGAGGCTGTAAACATGGCGTATTACATTCAAAACAAGGTATCTATAAGACCCATTATGGGTAAGACACCCTATGAGATATGGAAAAACAAGAAGCTCAATATTTCTTACTTTCTTCCTTTTGGATGCCCTTCTTTCATCCTAAATACTAAAGAGAATCtcaacaagtttgattctaaaggtCAAAATTGTATCATGTagggatattctgaatgctcaaaaggttatagagtatacaacaatAAGACACTtatagttgaagaatcaatctatGTTAGATTTGACGATAAACTTGACCCTGAAAAGTCAAAGCTAGATGAAAAGGTTGTAGATATAGAAATTACCCATTATGGCACTGAAGGTAATGAAGCTGCTATTGAAGGACatgaaatcaaagattcaaaagaTGCTCAACCAGTAGCTACTGAAACACATACACCTCTGAGGAAGCATAGACAAAGATTATCTAACTATGAAGAATTAATTTTGGGAGACAAGGCTGAACATGTTAGAACTAGATCGTCCTTCAAGCCTTCAAAAGAAGTGCTTCTAGGCTTATTGTCCTTAATAAAGCCCATATTTATTGATGAAGCGCTGCTAGACAAAGATTGGATTCTAGCTATGCaggaagaactaaatcagttctcTGTAAATGACGTTTGGGATCTAGTATCTTGACCCAAATAAGCTCACTTAATTGGAACCAAATGGTTCTTCATAAAAAACTCAATGAGAAGGATGACAAGGTAAGGAACAAGGCTTGACTGGTTGCAcaaggatatagtcagcaagatgGATTAATTATACCGAAACCTTTgcaccaactgtaacaccccttactaaccccgcggcaatttaaaacaattattcagagtacatgaaataagggtgccacaattcataataaataaacatcattcagtcatgtcatgcattcactgaggtaatcaacATAAATTcaaaacgtttcatgttcacacagcggaaatttatcaaaaacggactaagttcaacatctttaaaacttatccttcaaaacatcaaaacataactagagtcataatcataaactctaaacaatcgcgtccccagtgttacaactatcagagcatgacacctgacgctaactaagacACTGACTCATAAGCtagtcctcaccgagtcgaacagccgctatcctcaatctgaaaatgacaacatgtaagggtgagtctcatcataattaacaaatgttataaggttataaagcaataacacatcacagttgcatcattcacccaattgtttcataaacagatatTCACAACAAGTCAAaccacaatcaacacatcatcaacatttacaacactggaatacatccaatcatgttataaattatgcatatgtatgaactgacactatgcatgtggtaccaacatcatcaaatgggaataactcatgaccgatccaacatcgtccaagatacggccctgccagcacagattccacacaatgggaatcatgcccttcactgatccaacacacccttatggatacagtatcatcaatgaacatgaatgaatgcaacatatataacatacttataccatcatcatcatcatcaatcatcaacatcatcatcatcatcatcattcaagtatgttcatatatattaacatcattcaatcacaattccatcatcatcatatacaaaacatacacatatttgcaccaatcatcatattcaataagaatagcatacatgtattttcatcattttaaaaccattcaatcatcatcatataggttatcctataaggttcgtttagctcgaaacggcgcattaaacggaccaacagttaaaaagttatgcatctttgaacttttcaaaaatatctcaaaaccaacagcacgcggcgccatcatcagttcgcggcgcgaactgagcgttccaagaattccttggctctctgccaagctgttcgcggcgcaaacatccacacgcggcacgaaacgagaaaaagttacgccttcgcggcgcgaacacaggtacgcggcgcgacctgagcatatcacaacttcctggcactctgcccacctgttcgcggcgcaaaccctttgcacgcggcgcgaaccagcgatttcagaaatcccaacctgcagaaaacagcattctacacattccaaacacacccaattcataccagtatgaacctagggaaatagaatgcacaaacaacacaaaatacatctcataatacaccaattacacatcaattgagaccataacaacacaaacatcatagattcaaacatagagatcaaaacatcatacaattgactcaatccctaaacctatcatatgactcaatcgaaccGAATTCCACATTTATTCAGtgttatcaacccctaacccgataatagatgataatcaaatgagtccccccttaccttagccaaattcttgaattggttcctcttcctttTTGGTTCTCCCTTTACGTTCTTCAactcctcttctcacaacttcttgtttttcacgttctaactctttctcctcttattttcctttattttatgaaaacataaaattagaagtgGGCTCTTATACCATTACACCcctctttactaattccaccgcatggcccaataacttaacattttattatttttccacataattcaacaaaatgttaatttcccataattaatttaaaacttgattaaattaattaaataagaattttcgggatgttacaactctcccccacaaaatagttttcgtcctcgaaaacatacctcaagcaaatagttccgaataggaatctttcatctggctttctaactcccaggtgacgtttccatcagctggtcctccccaagctactctgactaaagctatttccttgccccgcaattgcttcagtcttctatcttcaatcctcacaggtaacgtttcaaccgttaagttgtctttaacctgcacatcatccacttgaatcacgtgggacggatccgaaatgtatttcctcaattgagacacatgaaatacatcatgcaagttggcaagcattggcggtaacgcaatacgatatgccacttctcccactctttctgaaatttggaatggtccaataaaacgcggagtcaacttctttgacttcaaagctcgaccaatacccttcataggagtaaccttcataaacacatgatctccctcttgaaactcaagtgtcttcctccttttatcataataactcttttgacgactctgagaagctttcatcttctcttgaatcatcttaatcttctccgtagtctgttgtacaatttctggtccaatcacagcactctcaccagcttcgtaccaacacaatggagttctacatctcctaccatacaatgcctcaaacggagccatacctatactcgaatgaaaactgttgttgtaggtaaatttaatcaaaggcagataactatcccaagcacctcctttttctaacacacaagcacgtaacaaatcttctaacgactgaattgtcctctcagtctgtccatccgtctgcggatgataagatgaactcagtctcagcttagtacctaaagccttctgcaaaccttcccagaacttagacgtaaatctcggatctctgtctgacacgatactcgaaggaataccatgtagactaactatcttctcaatatacaattgagccagcttttccatcggataatccattcttaccggtatgaaatgtgcagacttcgtcaatgtgtccaccacgacccagatagcttcacaattcttaacagttctcggcaaacccgaaacaaaatccattgatatgctatcccatttccactcaggaataaacatcggttgcataaatccagatggcttctgatgttcaacctttgacttctcacaa is part of the Vicia villosa cultivar HV-30 ecotype Madison, WI linkage group LG2, Vvil1.0, whole genome shotgun sequence genome and encodes:
- the LOC131649162 gene encoding uncharacterized protein LOC131649162; translated protein: MVSSLKLAKDMNNTSLEELISSLRSHEIELEQDEPQKGGESISLKRVKKSRKTKALQAEEEEESLEDFDGEDELSLLSRRVVTPLQKSGRFNSSSGLNKSGSRDIFCYKCNEQGHFKNECPKLQKENPKKKIVKIKNKGLKAIRDSYDSSEEESEEELANITLMAHVGSSDINIHSEDEDNSKSESKETSVSI